The following is a genomic window from Mycobacteriales bacterium.
TGTCCCGGTGCAAGGCGGACTGGAGGCCGGCCTGCCGGACATCACCGTGTACCCGGACCTGTCGACGATCACGCCGCTGCCGTGGGAGCCGGGCGCGGCCTGGTGCCTGGGGGAGGCGTTCGGCGAGGACGGCGAGGTCGCGGGTGAGTCGCCGCGCTCGGTCGCTCGCGGGGTCGCGAGTCAGCTCGAGGCCGCAGGTTACTCCGTGGTCTGCGGCCCCGAGCTGGAGTTCTTCGTCTGCGAGCAGGGTCCAGACGGCCAGTGGCGGCGGTACGCCAACGAGCTCGGCAACGTCTACGTTGTCGGCCGCAAGGGCGATCCCCAGGGGTTGCTCCTGCACATGCTGCGGCAGCTGCGCGACGCTGAGCTGCGGGTGACCGCGGCCAACCACGAGTTCTCGCCCGGTCAGTTCGAGATCAACCTCGCGCATTCCGGCCTGGTCGACGCCGCCGACCGCTCGTTCCGGCTTAAGTCCGCGGTGCAGGAGATCGCGCGGCAACGCGGACTGCTTGCCACCTTCATGGCCAAGCCGTTCAACGACGAAGGCGGCTCCGGTTTCCACGTGCACGTCTCGCTCGGCGACGACAGCGGCGCCAACGTGTTCGGTGACCCGGACGGCACTGACGGCCTGGCCGCGTCGGGGCGGTATGCCATCGGCGGCGTGCTGCGGCACGCCAAGGCACTGAGCGCTCTGCTCAACCCGACGATCAACTCCTACAAGCGCTTCGGCCCGGACACCCTGGCACCCTGGCTGATCGACTGGGGGCTGGACAACCGCAGCGCCATGATCCGCATCCCGCCTGAACGTGGCCCCGGGGCGCGCATGGAAGTCCGGCTGGGTGATGCGACTGCGAACCCGTACCTGGCGATGGCCGCGATCGGCGCGGCGGTCCACCTCGGCATCCAGGACAAGATCGAGCCGCCGGCCAAGCTCGAGGGTTACGGCTACGACCCGGCCAGCGCGGACATGCTGCCGATGCGTCTCGGCGACGCACTCGACGCCCTGGAGGCCGACACCGAGCTCGCCGACGTGCTCGGCCGGTACGTCACTACGTCGTTCCTGCAATATAAACGGAACGAGATAGAGCGCTTCGAGCGGTACGTCACCGACTGGGAATTCGGTGAATACGCCTACCACCTGTGATGCGTGAGGAGGCCGTCGCCGCGTTCGCCACCTCGGTGACGGTCGGCGATCTGGAAGCTGACCCGTACCCGGTCTACGCCCGGCTGCGCCGCGAGGCGCCCGTCTGCTTCATCCCAGCCGTCGGACTGTGGTTTGTCACCCGCTACGACGACGTCGAGTACGTAGTGACGCACCCCGCGGAGTTCACGGCTGAGCTGTCGGACTCGCCGGTGGACCGCACGTTCGGGTCGCCGACGATCATTACCATCGACGGCGATCGCCACCAGGACCTGCGCCGCGGCCTGGATTCCAAGTACCGGCCCCGGCAGGTGAACGCCTACATCGACGACCTGGTCCGGCCGATCGCCGAGCAGATGGCCGTCCGGCTGGCCGGGCGGCAGCGGGCCGAGCTGATGGCCGCGTACTTCGAGCCGATCTCGGTACTCAGCCTCGGCCGGGTGCTCGGCATCGATGGGTTCGGCGAGGACCGCCTCAGGGACTGGTTCTGGCGCCTGCACCAGGGCGTCATCAACTTCGAAGGCAACCCCGAGCGTGAGGAGATCGGCTCGGCCTGCTCGCGTGAGATCGACGTGGCGCTCGCGCCGGTATTCGACCGGCTCGAGGCTGAGGGCGACGACAGCACAATCTCGCATCTTCTGCACAGCGGTGTGCCCGAGGGGAGCTGCCGGGCGCGCGACTACGTGATGCCGACGCTCAAGGTGATCCTGCTCGGCGGCATGCAAGAGCCTGGACACGGCGGCGGCTCGACCCTAGCCGCGCTGCTCGCCGACCGCTCGCAGCTCGAGGCCGTCCGCGAGGACCCGGACCTGCTGCCGGCCGCGGTCGAGGAGGGCCTGCGCTGGATGTCGCCCATTGGCACGCAGACCCGGCAGGCGGTAGGCAACATCGAGATCGGGGGAGCGGTGATCCCCGACGGCGCGCCGGTCGGCGCGCTGGTGTCGGCGGCAAACCGGGACGAGACCAGATTCCCCGACCCCGACCGCTTCGACATCTTCCGGCCTCGCCAGGTCAACCTGGCCTTCGGCGGTGGCCGGCACTTCTGCGCGGGCCACGCATTCTCACGCGCGCAGATCCGGATCGCGATCGACGTCCTGCTGCAGCACTATCCGCAGATCACCATCGACCCGGCGCGGCCACCGGAGTTCCGCGGCTGGGAGTTCAGGGCACCGCGGAATCTCGACATCCTGCTCGGGTAGCTGCCGCTCACCGGTCATGGTTGTGGACTTAGTGGGGTTATAGCACCACTAAGTCCACATTCACTAGCGGCGAACACTTGGACAAACACTAACATCACGGTCAGCGCGACGCGGTGGCGGTGAGGTCCGCCAGCGCGGTGCTGGCGGATTCGCGCGCTCGCACCACGAACGTGGACGCGAACCCGATCACT
Proteins encoded in this region:
- a CDS encoding glutamine synthetase family protein — encoded protein: VPVQGGLEAGLPDITVYPDLSTITPLPWEPGAAWCLGEAFGEDGEVAGESPRSVARGVASQLEAAGYSVVCGPELEFFVCEQGPDGQWRRYANELGNVYVVGRKGDPQGLLLHMLRQLRDAELRVTAANHEFSPGQFEINLAHSGLVDAADRSFRLKSAVQEIARQRGLLATFMAKPFNDEGGSGFHVHVSLGDDSGANVFGDPDGTDGLAASGRYAIGGVLRHAKALSALLNPTINSYKRFGPDTLAPWLIDWGLDNRSAMIRIPPERGPGARMEVRLGDATANPYLAMAAIGAAVHLGIQDKIEPPAKLEGYGYDPASADMLPMRLGDALDALEADTELADVLGRYVTTSFLQYKRNEIERFERYVTDWEFGEYAYHL
- a CDS encoding cytochrome P450, with amino-acid sequence MREEAVAAFATSVTVGDLEADPYPVYARLRREAPVCFIPAVGLWFVTRYDDVEYVVTHPAEFTAELSDSPVDRTFGSPTIITIDGDRHQDLRRGLDSKYRPRQVNAYIDDLVRPIAEQMAVRLAGRQRAELMAAYFEPISVLSLGRVLGIDGFGEDRLRDWFWRLHQGVINFEGNPEREEIGSACSREIDVALAPVFDRLEAEGDDSTISHLLHSGVPEGSCRARDYVMPTLKVILLGGMQEPGHGGGSTLAALLADRSQLEAVREDPDLLPAAVEEGLRWMSPIGTQTRQAVGNIEIGGAVIPDGAPVGALVSAANRDETRFPDPDRFDIFRPRQVNLAFGGGRHFCAGHAFSRAQIRIAIDVLLQHYPQITIDPARPPEFRGWEFRAPRNLDILLG